One genomic window of Roseobacter ponti includes the following:
- a CDS encoding ATP-dependent nuclease yields MRLGRIGVKNFRRLKNVEVSFEADETVFVGPNNSGKTSATAAVRSFLGRREFKIHDFSASEISRLDRLGVGEEIETIPSIQLDLWFSVDPDHISFGQIISLSTGVSLDFTEIGIRCSLELKSREDLLSDYDAAFPQKEDGSRGRSLSHFLGLENKLKQHFQITYFSLETQEGEQVVTLVDPSEGKRILKRFLRVDFVDAQRNIDDENATRSNKLSEAFAAYYKDNLDQAEASEEAIGIIDNNNEELSQHYEKHFKSLMGTIQGLGVPQVNDRELRVISSLSPQDALKGNTELYYSDPDSKHALPEAYNGLGFKNLVFMAVQIDHNHRQWLATEENRPLCHVIFVEEPEVHLHVQVQQTFIKNMWALLEAASPEGISPPQLAITTHSSHILDTVDFSKVRYFRRCCDEDAPAGEPTKLDLTTIHNLGDFKPEEIDDEGNDVDPSVAINFLQKYLKLTHCDLFFADAAILVEGTVEKLLLPKMVKKSATKLDSNYLTTLEVGGAYALRFAGLLEFLHIPYLVITDIDAVDPANNRKACRSDHAGAVTSNASLKAFFPNDSIAALNALPNPNHVQSNGNRYVAFQKSEINEWQGINREFHGRTLEETFVYENLVHFSDGNLNIGVELPEDHNDLIEAVFKRIGSRSFKKTEFALDLLSNDDEWATPTYISDGLVWLQEKLNPPVPNPEAAE; encoded by the coding sequence ATGAGATTAGGACGAATTGGTGTTAAGAACTTTCGGCGACTAAAGAATGTCGAAGTAAGCTTTGAGGCAGACGAAACTGTATTTGTTGGCCCGAACAACAGCGGAAAGACATCTGCCACCGCGGCTGTCCGTTCGTTCTTGGGAAGACGTGAGTTCAAAATACACGATTTTTCAGCTTCTGAAATTAGTCGGCTTGATAGGCTAGGGGTTGGCGAAGAGATCGAGACCATACCTTCAATTCAACTAGATCTTTGGTTCTCGGTCGATCCAGACCATATTAGTTTCGGTCAAATCATATCTCTCTCCACGGGTGTTTCGCTGGACTTCACGGAGATTGGCATTCGTTGCTCACTGGAACTCAAATCAAGAGAAGACCTGCTAAGTGACTATGACGCGGCGTTTCCCCAAAAAGAAGATGGTTCCAGAGGGAGAAGCCTGAGCCATTTCCTCGGTTTGGAAAACAAGCTGAAACAGCATTTCCAAATCACCTACTTTTCCCTTGAAACCCAAGAAGGAGAACAAGTGGTGACACTCGTCGATCCTTCCGAAGGAAAGCGAATACTGAAACGATTTCTTCGAGTTGACTTCGTCGATGCTCAGAGAAACATCGACGATGAAAACGCGACAAGAAGTAACAAGCTCTCCGAGGCGTTTGCCGCCTACTACAAGGATAACTTGGATCAGGCTGAGGCAAGTGAAGAAGCAATTGGCATAATTGACAATAACAATGAAGAGCTTTCACAACACTACGAAAAACACTTTAAATCCTTGATGGGGACCATTCAGGGCTTGGGAGTTCCGCAGGTAAATGACCGTGAATTAAGGGTGATTTCATCCCTGAGCCCGCAAGATGCCCTTAAAGGGAACACAGAGCTTTATTACAGTGACCCTGACAGCAAACACGCTCTGCCAGAGGCATACAACGGCCTTGGTTTCAAAAACTTGGTTTTCATGGCTGTGCAGATTGATCACAACCATCGACAGTGGCTTGCCACAGAAGAAAACCGCCCGCTTTGCCACGTGATTTTTGTGGAGGAACCAGAGGTTCACTTGCACGTCCAAGTGCAGCAAACTTTCATTAAGAACATGTGGGCCTTGCTTGAGGCCGCGTCACCAGAGGGGATTAGCCCACCTCAGTTGGCTATAACAACTCATTCGTCGCATATTCTGGATACGGTCGATTTCTCAAAGGTTCGGTATTTTCGACGTTGTTGTGATGAGGACGCGCCTGCTGGAGAACCAACAAAACTGGATCTAACCACGATCCACAACCTTGGGGATTTCAAGCCAGAAGAAATTGATGACGAAGGCAACGACGTAGACCCGAGCGTGGCCATCAATTTCCTGCAAAAATATCTTAAGCTTACTCACTGCGACTTGTTTTTCGCCGACGCCGCCATTTTAGTCGAAGGAACGGTCGAAAAGCTGCTGCTGCCCAAGATGGTTAAGAAATCTGCTACAAAGCTGGATTCCAATTACCTTACAACTCTCGAAGTAGGCGGGGCATATGCTCTTCGTTTCGCGGGTCTGCTTGAATTTTTGCACATCCCGTATTTGGTGATAACCGATATTGATGCAGTTGACCCCGCGAACAATCGAAAGGCATGTCGGTCGGATCATGCTGGTGCGGTAACGTCGAACGCTTCATTGAAGGCATTTTTCCCTAATGACTCTATTGCAGCGCTTAACGCGCTTCCTAACCCTAACCATGTACAGTCAAATGGGAACAGGTATGTGGCGTTCCAAAAATCCGAGATCAACGAATGGCAGGGAATAAATCGAGAATTTCACGGGCGTACGCTCGAAGAAACATTTGTTTACGAAAACTTGGTACATTTCTCGGATGGCAACCTAAACATCGGCGTCGAGCTTCCCGAAGACCACAACGACCTCATTGAGGCGGTATTCAAACGCATTGGCAGTAGGTCGTTCAAAAAGACAGAATTCGCACTCGACCTGTTGTCTAACGATGATGAGTGGGCAACTCCTACCTACATCTCGGATGGCCTAGTTTGGCTCCAAGAAAAACTCAATCCACCAGTTCCGAACCCAGAAGCAGCAGAATGA
- a CDS encoding alpha-hydroxy acid oxidase, producing the protein MTLHSQYPALSDLRARARRRIPRFVWEYLDSATGAEATKHRNRSSLDRIGMIPSILHGEFTPDLSTTLLGQAFPLPFGMAPVGMSGLIWPDAEGHLARGASRAEIPYTLSTVASQSPEDLAPHLGPHAWFQLYPPRDEDIRRDMLSRAKKAGFSTLVLTADVPVASRRERQTRSGLTSPPRLTPRLMAQVAARPAWALGMAQRGMPHMRMLDAYANATTKGLSPTAHVGYLLRTSPDHDYVRWLRDHWDGSLMVKGVLRAEDADALEKAGVDALWVSNHAGRQFDAAPATIDVLPEIRAATRLPLIFDSGVEGGLDILRALASGADFVMLGRAFHFALAALGPEGIDHLVDILRKDLEANMGQLGARSLSQLPAPFRKD; encoded by the coding sequence ATGACCCTGCACAGCCAATATCCTGCACTTTCCGATCTGCGCGCCCGGGCCCGGCGGCGGATCCCGCGGTTTGTCTGGGAATATCTCGATTCGGCCACCGGGGCGGAGGCCACAAAGCACCGCAACCGCAGCAGCCTAGACCGCATCGGCATGATACCCTCGATCCTGCACGGGGAGTTCACGCCGGATCTCAGTACCACGCTTCTGGGACAGGCCTTTCCTCTGCCCTTTGGTATGGCGCCTGTGGGCATGTCCGGCCTGATCTGGCCTGATGCGGAGGGTCATCTCGCACGCGGCGCCTCCCGCGCGGAAATCCCCTATACGCTGTCGACAGTGGCCAGCCAGTCACCCGAGGACCTGGCACCGCATCTGGGGCCGCACGCGTGGTTTCAGCTCTATCCGCCCCGTGATGAAGACATTCGCCGCGACATGCTGTCCCGCGCAAAAAAGGCAGGCTTCTCCACGCTGGTGCTCACCGCCGATGTGCCAGTCGCCTCGCGTCGTGAACGCCAGACCCGCTCCGGGCTCACAAGCCCGCCGCGTCTGACGCCACGCCTGATGGCGCAGGTGGCTGCGCGGCCTGCCTGGGCGCTTGGCATGGCACAGCGCGGCATGCCGCATATGCGGATGCTGGATGCCTATGCGAATGCCACGACCAAAGGGCTCTCGCCGACCGCCCATGTCGGATACCTGCTCCGCACCTCGCCCGATCACGACTATGTCCGCTGGCTGCGCGATCACTGGGACGGCAGTCTGATGGTCAAAGGCGTGCTCCGCGCCGAAGACGCCGATGCACTCGAGAAAGCCGGCGTCGACGCGCTCTGGGTGTCCAATCATGCGGGCCGGCAGTTCGACGCAGCTCCCGCGACCATTGATGTCCTGCCGGAGATCCGCGCCGCCACCCGGTTGCCGCTGATCTTCGATTCCGGCGTTGAGGGCGGGCTCGATATCCTGCGCGCGCTGGCCTCCGGGGCAGATTTCGTCATGCTGGGGCGGGCCTTTCACTTCGCGCTGGCAGCTCTGGGGCCCGAGGGCATCGATCATCTGGTCGATATTCTGCGCAAAGACCTTGAAGCCAATATGGGGCAGCTCGGCGCCCGCAGCCTTTCGCAGCTTCCCGCCCCCTTTCGCAAAGACTGA
- a CDS encoding UvrD-helicase domain-containing protein translates to MTSHLIPTQADKLISECLETSRSFAVVAGAGSGKTTSLVEALKQVREQRGKELRQAGQRIVCITYTNRAVDVISSRLKFDDLFLISTLHGFLWGEISRFQNDIREALESKIIPDHLDKAQEKNTGKHTKTARRAKAKVDRLAAALEVIDEVPEFRYTEAAASNYVEGIINHDDMIDISAHLILTKPVLRKALGFKFPYIFVDEAQDTFDNVVEALNAICADEGLPIVGYFGDPMQQIYDKRAGSFSGPVGAINITKTENFRCSTSVLTLLNAFRKDVQQVAAGDNSDRVGSVEMTIVQAPNPTGGRGRYSDEELARVSAKFDDALEKWGWSDRNGVKRLFLVRQMIARRQGFSDLHRLFTGPFASSKAQEEYEAGSHALLKPFIEFLLPLVQAHREEKKKDLIDVFRKVSPKFHPQGPSADQPFKTILAQVLAHADVLSEMWEKCTARDLLLYCHENILLDFSERVVDHLERECRTEEFDDDNPDHVLEKGDWLADVFFTMGTSEMANYVNFVTDNTPLSTQHGVKGEEYNDVLVVFDDVEAAWNQYSFRKTLTPETAGEPSDGQREKSENLAYVCFSRAEDNLRILFFSQDAESSKKELVAAEFLSEEQIMVLD, encoded by the coding sequence ATGACCTCACATTTGATACCAACTCAGGCTGACAAGCTGATTTCCGAATGCTTGGAAACTTCCCGGTCGTTTGCGGTCGTTGCTGGCGCTGGTTCAGGCAAGACTACGTCGCTAGTTGAAGCTCTAAAGCAAGTTCGTGAGCAGCGGGGGAAAGAACTGCGACAAGCCGGGCAGAGAATAGTTTGCATAACCTATACCAACAGGGCCGTAGACGTTATCTCATCGCGTCTGAAGTTTGATGACTTGTTCCTAATATCGACGTTACACGGCTTTCTTTGGGGCGAGATTTCTAGATTTCAAAACGATATTCGAGAGGCTCTAGAGTCCAAAATCATTCCCGACCACTTGGACAAAGCACAAGAAAAAAACACCGGAAAGCACACCAAGACAGCCCGTCGAGCAAAGGCCAAAGTTGACCGGCTCGCCGCCGCCTTAGAGGTAATCGATGAAGTACCTGAATTTCGGTACACGGAAGCTGCGGCAAGCAATTATGTCGAGGGCATCATCAATCATGATGATATGATCGACATATCGGCGCACCTCATCCTAACCAAACCGGTCCTGAGGAAAGCGCTCGGCTTCAAATTCCCTTACATTTTTGTGGACGAAGCTCAGGACACTTTTGACAACGTTGTCGAAGCGTTGAACGCAATCTGTGCAGACGAAGGTCTTCCCATTGTTGGCTATTTCGGCGATCCGATGCAGCAAATCTACGACAAGAGAGCCGGATCATTCTCCGGTCCCGTAGGGGCTATAAACATTACCAAGACCGAGAATTTTCGGTGTTCAACCAGCGTGTTAACTTTGCTCAATGCTTTTCGAAAAGATGTCCAGCAAGTTGCTGCCGGCGACAATTCCGACAGAGTTGGCAGTGTAGAAATGACTATCGTCCAAGCACCAAACCCGACCGGTGGGCGAGGCAGGTATTCCGATGAAGAACTTGCCCGAGTATCGGCCAAGTTTGATGACGCCCTTGAAAAGTGGGGTTGGTCTGACCGAAACGGTGTAAAGCGCCTCTTTTTGGTGAGACAAATGATTGCTCGCCGACAGGGCTTCAGCGACCTGCACAGGTTGTTCACGGGGCCCTTCGCATCGTCCAAGGCACAAGAAGAGTACGAAGCAGGATCCCATGCTTTGCTCAAGCCGTTCATTGAGTTCTTGCTCCCGCTGGTCCAAGCCCATCGAGAGGAAAAGAAGAAGGACCTAATAGACGTCTTTAGAAAAGTCTCGCCGAAGTTCCATCCTCAGGGGCCAAGTGCAGATCAACCGTTCAAAACCATCCTGGCTCAAGTTTTGGCTCATGCAGACGTGTTGTCAGAAATGTGGGAGAAATGCACGGCTCGCGACCTGCTTCTCTATTGTCATGAAAATATTCTCCTAGATTTCTCAGAGCGTGTTGTGGACCACTTGGAACGGGAGTGCCGAACAGAAGAGTTTGACGACGACAACCCGGACCATGTCCTTGAAAAGGGCGACTGGTTGGCTGACGTATTCTTCACGATGGGCACATCGGAGATGGCCAATTACGTGAACTTCGTGACTGACAACACGCCTCTGAGTACCCAGCACGGAGTAAAGGGTGAGGAATACAATGACGTGCTGGTCGTTTTTGATGACGTAGAAGCAGCTTGGAACCAATACAGCTTCCGAAAAACACTGACGCCGGAAACGGCAGGGGAACCATCTGATGGACAACGGGAAAAGAGCGAGAATTTGGCCTACGTTTGTTTCTCAAGGGCGGAGGACAACCTAAGAATTCTATTCTTTTCGCAAGACGCAGAATCTTCCAAGAAGGAATTGGTTGCCGCTGAATTTCTTTCCGAGGAACAGATAATGGTGCTGGACTGA
- a CDS encoding VPLPA-CTERM sorting domain-containing protein, whose protein sequence is MFDKNELADFAARVNGVKLMNKLIGLMGAAVLALSFNTSAADAASVGPGDLCGNKYIGLTQDGMILSPSICETGNSTGGGTVYPTWQGGAETGSGAGDDDGKFSDGNLILTITGSNWEIENPFGYEALAITVKQGNGYALFELDLAKALSGMFATGNNESPTGNDYSHINAWYQGDPTCDDGDGCEPPVTFVPVPAGLPLVLSGLGIIGILRARKRKSA, encoded by the coding sequence GTGTTCGACAAAAACGAGTTGGCTGACTTCGCAGCCAGGGTGAATGGAGTGAAACTTATGAATAAACTTATTGGATTGATGGGAGCTGCCGTTCTTGCGCTCTCCTTTAACACGTCAGCAGCAGATGCCGCTTCTGTTGGTCCGGGCGACCTTTGCGGAAACAAATACATCGGACTGACACAGGACGGCATGATCCTGTCGCCGTCAATATGTGAGACCGGAAACAGCACCGGTGGTGGAACTGTTTATCCGACGTGGCAGGGTGGCGCGGAAACAGGTTCCGGCGCAGGCGATGACGACGGAAAGTTCTCCGACGGAAATCTGATCCTGACCATAACCGGCAGCAACTGGGAAATCGAAAATCCGTTTGGCTATGAAGCGCTTGCTATCACTGTCAAACAGGGCAACGGTTACGCCCTTTTCGAACTGGACCTTGCGAAAGCGCTTTCGGGCATGTTTGCAACCGGCAATAACGAGTCGCCGACCGGAAACGATTACTCGCATATCAATGCATGGTATCAGGGCGATCCGACGTGCGATGATGGCGACGGTTGTGAGCCACCCGTAACCTTCGTTCCGGTTCCTGCGGGCCTGCCGCTGGTTCTGTCCGGACTGGGCATCATTGGCATCCTGCGCGCTCGCAAGCGGAAGTCTGCCTGA
- a CDS encoding pyruvate carboxylase → MPDFSKILIANRGEIAIRIMRAANEMGKKTVAVYAEEDKLGLHRFKADEAYRIGEGLGPVAAYLSIDEMIRVAKASGADAIHPGYGLLSENPDFVDACDQNGIVFIGPRAGTMRALGDKASARRVAVEAGVPVIPATEVLGDDMKAIKAEAREIGYPLMLKASWGGGGRGMRPIEAEKELEEKVREGRREAEAAFGNGEGYLEKMILKARHVEVQILGDKHGGMYHLYERDCSVQRRNQKVVERAPAPYLTDEQRAEVCELGYKICKHVDYECAGTVEFLMDMDDGKFYFIEVNPRVQVEHTVTEEVTGIDIVQAQILIAEGKTIAEATGKPTQDDVRLTGHALQTRITTEDPQNNFIPDYGRITAFREATGMGIRLDGGTAYSGGVITRYYDSLLVKVTAKAQTPEAAIARMDRALREFRIRGVSTNIAFVENLLKHPTFLDNTYHTKFIDQTPELFQFSRRRDRGTKVLTYIADITVNGHPETKSHPRPAAHVKDPRPPAAKAEPMMGTRNLLEQKGPQGVADWMKQQRQLLITDTTMRDGHQSLLATRMRSHDMIKVAPAYSANLPQLFSVECWGGATFDVAYRFLQECPWQRLRDLRARMPNLMTQMLLRASNGVGYTNYPDNVVQEFVRVAAGTGVDVFRVFDSLNWVENMRVAMDAVIEAGKICEGSICYTGDINDPDRAKYNLKYYVDMGKDLRDAGAHVLGLKDMAGLLKPAAARQLIRALKTEVGLPIHFHTHDTAGVACATILAASEAGVDAVDCAMDALSGNTSQATLGSVVEALRHTDRDTGLSMQAVREISDYWEEVRGHYAAFETGMQAPSSEVYLHEMPGGQFTNLKAQAASLGLEDRWPEVARTYADVNQMFGDIVKVTPSSKVVGDMALMMVAQGLTRSDVEDPQTDVSFPDSVVDMMRGNLGQPPGGFPDGIVEKVLKDEKPNVERPGKHLKPADLEALRKEASEAMEGKPVDDEDLSGYLMYPKVFLDYMGRHRTYGPVRTLPTRTFFYGMEPGEEITAEIDPGKTLEIRLQAVGETNEDGEVKVFFELNGQPRVIRVPNRLVKATTQQRPKAEAGNVNHIGAPMPGVVASVAAKEGAKVNAGDLLLTIEAMKMETGIHAERAAVVKAVHVQPGGQIDAKDLLVELE, encoded by the coding sequence ATGCCCGATTTCAGTAAAATCCTTATCGCCAACCGCGGCGAAATCGCGATCCGCATCATGCGCGCGGCCAACGAAATGGGCAAGAAGACGGTGGCGGTCTATGCAGAAGAGGACAAGCTGGGACTGCACCGGTTCAAGGCCGATGAAGCTTACCGCATTGGAGAGGGTCTGGGTCCGGTCGCGGCCTATCTGAGTATTGATGAGATGATCCGCGTGGCCAAAGCCTCGGGCGCCGATGCGATACACCCAGGCTACGGTCTGCTGTCGGAAAACCCTGATTTCGTGGATGCCTGCGACCAGAACGGGATCGTCTTTATCGGGCCGCGTGCCGGGACCATGCGCGCTCTTGGCGACAAGGCTTCGGCGCGTCGCGTCGCCGTCGAGGCCGGCGTCCCGGTAATCCCCGCCACCGAAGTGCTTGGCGACGACATGAAGGCGATCAAAGCGGAGGCCAGAGAGATCGGCTATCCGCTGATGCTCAAGGCCTCCTGGGGCGGCGGCGGGCGCGGGATGCGCCCGATCGAGGCGGAGAAGGAGCTTGAGGAAAAGGTCCGGGAAGGCCGCCGCGAAGCCGAGGCCGCCTTTGGCAACGGTGAGGGCTATCTCGAGAAGATGATCCTCAAAGCCCGACATGTCGAAGTGCAGATCCTCGGCGACAAACACGGCGGCATGTACCACCTTTATGAACGGGACTGCTCGGTCCAGCGCCGCAACCAGAAGGTCGTGGAACGCGCCCCGGCCCCCTATCTGACCGATGAACAGCGCGCCGAGGTCTGCGAGCTTGGCTATAAAATCTGCAAACATGTGGATTATGAATGCGCCGGCACCGTCGAGTTTCTGATGGATATGGACGACGGTAAATTTTACTTTATCGAGGTGAACCCGCGTGTCCAGGTCGAGCACACCGTGACCGAAGAGGTCACCGGCATCGATATCGTTCAGGCGCAGATCCTGATCGCCGAAGGTAAAACGATCGCTGAAGCAACCGGCAAGCCGACGCAGGATGATGTGCGACTGACCGGTCATGCGCTGCAGACCCGGATCACGACCGAAGACCCTCAGAACAATTTTATTCCCGATTATGGTCGCATTACCGCTTTCCGCGAGGCGACGGGCATGGGCATTCGTCTCGACGGCGGCACGGCTTACTCCGGCGGGGTGATCACACGCTATTATGACAGTCTGCTCGTGAAGGTGACGGCCAAGGCGCAGACCCCTGAGGCCGCGATTGCCCGGATGGACCGTGCGCTGCGCGAATTCCGGATCAGGGGGGTATCGACCAATATCGCGTTTGTCGAGAACCTACTGAAACACCCGACCTTTCTCGACAATACCTATCACACCAAGTTCATCGACCAGACGCCTGAGCTTTTCCAGTTTTCGCGCCGTCGCGACCGGGGCACCAAGGTGCTGACCTATATCGCCGACATCACGGTGAACGGGCATCCGGAAACCAAAAGCCACCCGCGTCCGGCGGCCCACGTAAAAGACCCCCGCCCGCCCGCCGCAAAAGCCGAGCCGATGATGGGCACCCGCAACCTGCTGGAGCAAAAGGGCCCGCAGGGTGTCGCCGACTGGATGAAACAACAGCGCCAGCTGCTGATCACCGACACCACCATGCGTGACGGGCACCAGTCGCTGCTTGCCACCCGGATGCGCAGCCACGATATGATCAAGGTCGCGCCGGCCTATTCCGCGAACCTGCCACAGCTTTTCTCCGTCGAGTGCTGGGGCGGTGCGACTTTCGATGTGGCCTACCGGTTCCTGCAGGAATGCCCCTGGCAGCGCCTGCGCGATCTGCGCGCCCGGATGCCCAATCTGATGACGCAGATGCTGCTGCGCGCCTCCAACGGCGTCGGATACACCAATTACCCCGACAATGTGGTGCAGGAATTCGTGCGGGTCGCCGCCGGCACCGGCGTGGATGTGTTCCGCGTGTTCGACAGCCTCAACTGGGTCGAGAACATGCGCGTCGCAATGGATGCGGTGATCGAAGCCGGCAAAATCTGCGAAGGATCGATCTGTTATACCGGTGACATCAACGACCCCGACCGGGCGAAATACAATCTGAAATACTACGTCGACATGGGCAAAGATCTGCGCGACGCAGGTGCCCATGTGTTGGGTCTTAAAGACATGGCGGGCCTGCTGAAACCCGCTGCCGCCCGCCAGCTCATCCGTGCACTGAAAACCGAAGTGGGTCTGCCCATCCATTTTCACACGCATGACACAGCCGGTGTGGCCTGTGCCACGATCCTTGCCGCCTCCGAGGCGGGTGTGGATGCTGTGGACTGCGCGATGGACGCGCTCTCAGGCAACACGAGCCAGGCGACTCTGGGTTCGGTCGTCGAAGCGCTTCGCCACACGGACCGTGACACAGGGTTGTCGATGCAGGCCGTGCGCGAGATCTCTGATTACTGGGAAGAGGTGCGCGGGCATTATGCGGCCTTTGAAACCGGCATGCAGGCGCCCTCCTCCGAGGTCTATCTGCACGAAATGCCCGGCGGACAGTTCACCAACCTCAAAGCCCAGGCCGCCTCGCTCGGGCTGGAAGACCGCTGGCCCGAGGTGGCGCGCACCTATGCCGACGTGAACCAGATGTTCGGCGATATCGTCAAAGTCACCCCCTCCTCCAAGGTTGTCGGGGACATGGCGCTGATGATGGTGGCCCAGGGTCTGACCCGCTCGGACGTCGAAGACCCGCAGACGGATGTCTCTTTTCCGGACTCTGTGGTCGATATGATGCGCGGCAATCTCGGCCAGCCGCCGGGTGGATTCCCGGACGGGATCGTCGAAAAGGTGCTGAAAGACGAAAAGCCCAATGTCGAGCGCCCCGGCAAGCACCTCAAACCTGCCGATCTTGAAGCGCTGCGCAAAGAAGCCTCCGAAGCAATGGAGGGCAAACCCGTCGATGACGAAGACCTCTCCGGCTATCTGATGTATCCGAAGGTCTTTCTCGATTACATGGGCCGGCACCGCACTTATGGCCCGGTGCGCACACTGCCGACGCGGACCTTCTTTTACGGCATGGAACCGGGCGAGGAGATCACTGCCGAGATCGACCCGGGCAAAACGCTGGAAATCCGTCTGCAGGCCGTGGGCGAGACCAATGAGGATGGTGAGGTCAAAGTCTTCTTTGAACTCAACGGCCAGCCCCGTGTGATCCGTGTGCCGAACCGGCTGGTGAAAGCCACAACCCAGCAGCGCCCCAAGGCCGAAGCCGGCAACGTCAACCATATCGGTGCACCGATGCCCGGTGTTGTGGCCTCTGTTGCTGCTAAAGAAGGCGCGAAGGTAAACGCGGGTGATCTCCTGCTGACCATCGAAGCGATGAAGATGGAGACCGGCATCCATGCCGAACGCGCAGCCGTGGTAAAAGCGGTACATGTGCAGCCTGGCGGCCAGATCGACGCCAAGGACCTGCTGGTCGAACTGGAATAA
- a CDS encoding leishmanolysin-related zinc metalloendopeptidase: MKMNKGFSGLFNGRAKDVLPEGFDPAAAQEFFGKAKSTFPAAGKSGGKAAPDAGSRAVPFDDALPDEVTPETDPDLADARSGWKVTGRKKWQDSTDDNTGPGKGGGRGKKNQQEEEPAEDDPILSETPSEPAPEPAPLPDPEPAPAPAPLPEPEPQPEPEPEPQPEPEPEPEPQPQPEPEPQPEPEPEPEPEDEPESEPEPAPGSTNYKTDNADWVTGLDSPDGYNISINFAGDGWTESMKQAFIDGAEMVSDIVTGDLSDTDGVDDLHITATVEDLGGAGGVFARGGATQVRVDTGLTSEGVVRLDQADIGTMEQYDVLGDMAFHEIMHAMGFGTTWGGQDLVENIDGDLRFTGENAIQAYNEEFASIAGDDANSDKGVPMDSDGDHWDHDVFPKEILSPSLNASENVISDLTIAALEDMGYETIYGDEEEGDIIPLV, encoded by the coding sequence ATGAAAATGAATAAAGGCTTCAGCGGACTCTTTAACGGACGCGCGAAAGATGTGCTCCCGGAAGGGTTTGACCCCGCGGCGGCGCAGGAGTTTTTCGGCAAGGCGAAATCCACGTTTCCCGCAGCCGGAAAATCAGGCGGGAAAGCCGCTCCTGATGCCGGAAGCCGGGCTGTGCCTTTCGATGACGCCCTGCCTGATGAAGTGACACCTGAAACAGATCCCGATCTTGCCGATGCGCGCTCCGGCTGGAAAGTGACAGGCCGCAAAAAGTGGCAGGACAGCACCGATGACAACACCGGTCCCGGCAAAGGCGGTGGTCGCGGAAAGAAGAACCAGCAGGAGGAAGAACCTGCCGAAGACGATCCGATCCTTTCGGAAACCCCTTCCGAACCGGCGCCGGAACCTGCTCCGCTGCCAGATCCGGAACCTGCGCCAGCACCGGCCCCTTTGCCGGAGCCGGAGCCTCAGCCCGAACCTGAGCCGGAGCCTCAGCCGGAGCCCGAACCTGAGCCGGAGCCTCAGCCTCAGCCCGAACCTGAGCCTCAGCCCGAGCCGGAGCCTGAACCCGAGCCCGAGGACGAACCAGAGTCAGAGCCCGAGCCGGCACCTGGATCGACAAATTACAAAACAGACAATGCCGACTGGGTCACGGGCCTCGACTCGCCGGACGGATACAACATCTCGATCAATTTCGCCGGCGATGGCTGGACCGAAAGCATGAAGCAGGCGTTTATCGACGGGGCCGAGATGGTCAGCGATATCGTCACCGGTGATCTGTCGGATACCGACGGTGTCGATGATCTGCACATCACGGCCACAGTCGAGGATCTGGGCGGGGCGGGCGGTGTTTTTGCACGCGGTGGCGCCACTCAGGTGCGGGTTGATACCGGTCTGACCTCTGAAGGTGTCGTACGGCTGGATCAGGCCGATATCGGCACTATGGAACAATACGATGTCCTGGGCGACATGGCCTTTCACGAGATCATGCATGCGATGGGTTTCGGTACCACATGGGGCGGTCAGGATCTGGTTGAGAATATCGACGGCGACCTGCGGTTCACCGGCGAAAACGCGATCCAGGCGTATAACGAAGAGTTTGCCTCCATTGCCGGTGACGATGCAAATTCAGACAAGGGCGTGCCGATGGATTCGGACGGGGATCACTGGGACCATGACGTGTTCCCCAAGGAGATCCTGTCGCCTTCACTCAATGCCTCCGAGAATGTGATCTCCGATCTCACGATCGCAGCTCTGGAAGACATGGGGTATGAGACGATTTACGGTGATGAGGAAGAAGGGGACATCATTCCTCTGGTCTGA